The sequence GGCCCATGAGGCTGAGGGAGCTTGCCGAGCTGTACCGCCGCTCGGACGTCTATGTTGGGGGAGACACGGGCCCGATGCACATCGCCTCCTTTGTGGGGACGCCCGTGGTTGCGATATTCGGGCCGACCGACCCGATTGAGAACGAGCCTTACGTAAAGACGCCCTTCGTCATGATAAGAAGGCCTACAGACTGCAGCCCCTGCAGGAAGAAGGGCTGTACCCGGGGGGATTGCTTCGAGGGGATTACCCCCGAGGAGGTGGCGGACGAGGTGATCCGGCTCCTGGGGGGATACCGAAAGGCGATCGCTTATGGGATATAAGGTCGCTTTTGTGATTGATAAATTCGACCCTGCAAGGGGCGGGGCCGAGGGGTACGCAAGAGATCTCTGCAGGGGTCTTGCCGACAGGGGATTCGAGGTGCACGTCCTTGCAAGGGTCGGGAGGACGGACGACGAGAGGATTAATATACACATCATCCCGGCCGTCCGGTATCCCAAGTTTTTGAGGCTTTACACCTTTGTGGAGGGGGTTGAGAGGGAGATAGAGAGGGGGGATTACGATATAGTCCACGCCGTGGGGTACAACACCGGGATTAACGTCCTCAACCCCCACTCCGGCGTCGAGCAGTCGTGGATAGATGGGGACGACAACTCCAGAGAGTCCGGGATCGGGAGGCGGCTTGCGTGGATAAAGAGGCTCCTCTCGCCGCGCCACCACCTGATCCTTTCCCTCCAGAGGCGCCAGTACGGGGATATGGGGGTAAAGGCGATTATAGCGATAGCGGAGATGGTCAAAAGGGATATTGTTAAATATCACAACGTTGATGAAAAGAAGATAGAAGTGGTGTATAATGGTGTGGACATGGGGAGGTTCTCAACAAAGAAAAGGGAGCTATACCGCGCAGGGGAGAGGGAGCGTCTCGGGATAGGAGAGGACGAGATCATAATTCTTCTCGTCTCGAACAACTTTAGATTGAAGGGGGTTCTCCCGGCGATCGAGCTTCTGCCCGTCTTGAGGGAGCGGGCCGGGGAGGGCCGCGGCAAATTCAGGCTTATGGTCGTCGGACGGGACAATCCCCGAAGATACTTGAGGGTGGCGAGGAGGCTTGAGGTGGATGAACTTGTTCGGTTTATCGATTATGTGCCAGACCTCGTCCCCCTGTATGCCGCGGCGGACATCTATTTTCACCCGACCTTCTATGACTCCTGCTCCCTTACCGTTATCGAGGCCCTTGCTTCGGGACTGCCTGTTGTGACGACCGAAAAGAACGGGGCCTCGGGATTGATCGAGTCCAAGGAGACGGGATGGGTCATCGACGATCCAAGGAATAAAGACGAGTCCGCCCGGGCCCTCCTTTACTATTTCGACGACGGCCTCCGTAAAAGGGCGCATCGGGCGGCCGAACGATTTGGAGAGAGACTCTCTTTCGATAGAAATATCGACAGAGTGGTACAAATATACGACAAGGTTGTTTCCCTTTCAGGTTGAGTGCAAGATTGACTGAATTATTAAAGTTCATAAAAACCCTTTTCAGGAGTGACCGTAATGAAGGGTGATAAGCTTCCGATTTCGGTATATATAATTACCAAGGACAATATCCGAACGCTAAAAAAGGCCCTATTGAGCGTTTCGGACTGGGCGGACGAGATAGTCGCCGTGGACTCCGGCAGCAGCGACGGCACCCTCGAGTTATTGAAGGAGTTCACCGACAGGGTCTATCACAGGGACTGGCCAGGCTTCAGGGAACAATATCAACACGCCCAGGATTTGACCAAGAACCGCTGGGCGATCTTTATAGACGCCGATGAGGAGGTGTCTCCCAAGCTGGTCGAGGAGATAAAGGATTTGTTTAAAAATGGTGAGCCTGAAAAGGACGGTTACATCGCCCACAGAAAGACCTACTTTCTCGGAAAGTGGATAAAGTACGGCGGCTGGTCGAGGGATTACGAGATTCGTCTTTACAAAAAGGATATGGGGAGATGGGAGGGGGGACTCCACGCCAAGGTTCATCTTAAAGGGAAGGTGGGGGAGTTCAAAAACTATTACCTTCATTACACCTACAGCGATATATCCGACCAGATAAAGACAATGGACCTCTATTCGAGGATGGCTGTGATGGATATGGTAGAGGCCAAAAGGAAGCCGAGTATTTCAAAGCTCATCCTGAACCCCCTCTTCCGTTTTTTTAGGGATTACTTTTTCAGGCTCGGATTTTTAGGGGGCATCCCGGGGCTGGTCATAGATGTGACCAATGCGTATTACGTTTTCCTGAAATACGCTAAGCTTTGGGAATACTGGCACGTGTCCAGACGAGACGAAGAGGTTAAAGATAAATGATTCCGGTCTCCGATCCAAAGAGGGGCGCGGCGGCGTTGAGGGATGAGATAGTATCGGCCATGACAAGGGTCGTCGATTCGGGGTGGTACATCCTGGGCGGGGAGGTCTCCGCCTTTGAGGAGGAGTTCGCCCGATACGTTGGGATAAAGCACGCCGTATCCGTGGCCTCCGGGACGGACGCCCTGACCCTTTCCCTTATGGTCTTGGGAGTAGGTCCGGGGGACGGCGTTGTGACGGTCCCGAACACCGCCTTTCCCACCGCCGCTGCTATAACAAGGGCGGGCGGGAGGCCGGTTTTTGTGGACGTCGATCCGGTATCCCGCACGATGGACCCCTACCTCTTGGAGGAGCTTCTTAAGTCGGGAGGAGGCGGCGCTAAGGGGGAGGGCGAAATAAAGGGGATCATTCCCGTCCACCTCTACGGCGGGCCGGCGGATATGGACGCCGTCAACGATATTGCAAAAAAGAACGGCCTCTTTGTCCTCGAGGACTGCGCCCAGGCCCACGGCGCCCTCTATAAGGGGGTAAAAGCGGGGACAATGAGCGATATAGCCGCGTTCTCGTTCTATCCGACGAAGAACCTCCCCGCCCTCGGCGACGCGGGGATGATAGTCACCGACAGTGACAAGCTGGCCGAGAGGGCAAGAAGTTTGAGGAACTACGGCCAGAGCTCTCAGTATATCCACGAGGATGTGGGGATGAACAGCCGGATGGACGACCTGCAGGCCTCGGTGTTGAGGCTGAGGCTCAAGGCCCTCGACCGCGACAACGGACAGAGGAGGGAGATAGCAAAGAAATACGACGCAGGAATAAAGGGCGAATTTATACTGCCGAGAGAGATAAAGTACACCCGCCACATCTATCACCTGTACGTAATCGAGACTGAAGAGAGGGTGACGCTCATCGACCACCTCAAACGGGAGGACGTGGGTTGTGGGATTCATTACCCGAGGCCGATCCACCTCCAAAACGCGTATAAAGACCTCGGGTACGGCCGGGGGGACTTCCCCGTATCGGAAAAGCTGGCCGACACGGTAATCTCGATCCCTGTGTTCCCGGAGCTCGAAGACGGCGAGGTGGAAAGGGTGATCGAGGCGTTGAACTGCTTTAAAGCGTGATTGATTACGGGGAGGTGAAGTACTCTCCTTCGTTTGATATTTTTGTTTGCTCTTTTGTTTGATATGAAGATCCTTCAGGTATTTGCGGATTGGAAGTGGACGGGGCCCTCGGAGCCGATTCTTTTACAGACGAGGGCGCTGATGGAGAGGGGAAACGAAGTTGTCCTGTCTGCGGCCTACCCGCCGAAAGGGGCGGGGGAGGCGGAGAGCATCGTATCTTATGCAAAGGAGATGGGAATAAAGGTTGACGGGTCGGTAAGCTGGGACAGGCGAACGAAGCCCGGAAACCTGTTCGGAATCCCAACGATCATAAGGGACACTAACTCCTTTCGGAGGTTGATCGACAATATACCGGCGGATATCGTATCGGCCCATTCCTCCCACGACCACTTTATCGCCAAAAGAGCGATTAGGGGGAGCCTGTCGAGGCCGCTCCTTGTGAGGACGGATCACAAGCGCGACTTTATATCGGGCGGCATCGGGAACCGCTTTTTGATGAACAGGGGCACGGACGGGGTCGTGACGTTTTCAAGGGCGGGGGCGTCCTCTTTGCTGAGGTATTTTCGGATCCCGAGGGATAAGATCCTTGTGGTCGATCCCGCCCTCGACCTCGACAGGTGGGACCCCGCCCTCCCCGCCGCGGACATGCGCTCGGAGCTCAATATCCCGAGGGACGCCCCGGTCATCGGGATGGTGGCGAGATTTCAGAAATACAGGAAGACCGACGTGGTGATCTCGGCGTTTGCAAAGGTCCTCAAGAAATTCCCGAATGCGAGGCTCCTCCTGATCGGGAGGAGCTCCCAGATGGAAGAGAGCGTTGTCAAGCCCGCCCGGAGGCTCGGAATCGAAGACAAGATCATAACCCCGGGGTATATGACAAAATATTACAGGGACGCCCTGAAGGTCATCGACATCTTCGTCTTCATGATGCCCGGCTCCGACGGGACGGCGAGGGCGTTGAGGGAGGCGATGGGACTCGGAATCCCCGTAGCGGCTGCAAAGGTGGGGATGATACCAGAGATTGTCGAGGACGGCGTTTCGGGTCTCCTTATGGAGCCGAACAGCATGGCCGTGGAGACGGTATTGCTGAAGCTTTTAGGGGACGAAGGCTTAAGGAAGAGACTTGGGAGGGGAGCGAGGGAGAGGGGACTGAGTCGATTCGATGTAAAGGTTCAGGCGGAGAAGATTGAGAATTTCTTCAGGGGGCTTATTTCGAATAAGGGATTCGGCGGGGCGTAAATGGACAGAGGCGTATCGATATCCGTCGTAATCCCCACCCACGACGTCAAAAAGAGGGGGGATTCGCTTAAGGAGGCCGTGGGGAGCGTTTTGTCGCAGAGTCGTCTCCCGGACGAGATAATCGTGGTGAACGGCGGAGACGACAGATTGACGCTTAAAGGGATTGCCGGGTCAGATTTGATAATGATAAGGGTGGTGAGTTCAAATAGGCACGGCCCCTCCGCCGCAAGGAACAGAGGGATTTTGGAGGCTAAGGGGGATTACATTGCGTTTCTGGACGACGACGACCTGTGGCACCCGGAAAAGCTCGAGATACAGATGGACTACCTGGAGAAAAATCCGGAGATATGGATGGTCTCCTCCACTATGGTCCCAATGGGGGGAGACATAAGAATCAAAGGGGGGCGCTGGATATCGGGGGATCTGTTCGGAGTGCTCTACATGAAGAGCATCGTCCCCACCCCCACCGTCGTCGTCAAGAGGGAGGTCTTCGACAGGGTGGGGTTTTTCAACGAGGAGATGATGAGGGCGGAGGATTACGACCTCTGGCTCAGAATAACCCGCTTTTTTCCCACGGCCCACCTGAAGTCGCCCCTGGGCTGGGTGGGTAGGGGGGCCGGCCGCCTCAGCGACGACAAGGTCGACCTCAGGAAAAACTCCATCAGGCTTCTTGAGAAATATTACGACCCGAAGAGGATATCAAAAGGGAAATACAGAAAGAGGATGTCAGAGCTTGAGATCTATCTCGGGAGGGAATATATGAAAATCGGTGATCTCAAGGAGGGAAGGAGCCATTTCGTGAAGGCCGTAAGATTCAGGCCGTTGAGTCTGAGACCCTATCGTTACCTTTTAGGCTCGGTGTTAAGATGAAACGTCTCGCATTTTTGATGCACAAGGGATTCGAGGGGAGGTTTCGGGTAAAGGAGTTCATCCCCTATTTCGAGGAAAACGGAGTCGAGGTGTCCCTCGTCAGGGTCCCCGGCGGGATGGTAAAGAGGCTCTCGACCTTTAGGCGCTTAAGGGAATTCGACGTCGTGATCATACAGAGGAAGCTTCTTACCGCCCTGGACCTCTTCTTCGTGAAGCGCTACGCGAAAAAGAGTGTCTTTGATTTCGACGATGCGATCATGTACCGCTCCTCCCGGCACAAGAGCCAGCATTCCAGGGGGAGAATGAGGAAGTTCAGGAACATGATGAAGAGCGTGGACGCCGTCTTTGCGGGAAACAGCTACCTGGCCGGATTGGCCGCGAAGTTCACGACGCCCGAGAGGATACATATCTTTCCCACGGTCGTTGACCTAAACGAATACGGGATCAAGGAGTACAAAGGGAAAAGAGAAAAAAATGACGGCTTCACGGTGGGTTGGATAGGGACATCGACAAATCTCCACTACCTGAAGGCGATAGGCCCTGCCCTCGAGGAGTTTGCCGGAAAATATAAAGGGGTCAGGCTCAAGATAGTGTGTGACAAGTTTTTCGACCTGAACGGGGTCGATGTGATAAAGAAGGAGTGGATACCGGAGGAGGTTGAGGCTGACCTCAAGAGCTTCGATGTGGGGGTTATGCCGCTGACCGACGACATCTGGGCGAGGGGAAAGTGCGGGTTCAAGGTGGTACAGTACCTGGCCACGGGAGTTCCCGCCGTGGCGTCTCCGGTGGGGATAAACAGCGACCTCGTGATTAACGGCGACACCGGATTCAGAGCCGAAAATCACGACGAGTGGGTGAAAAGCCTGTCGAGTCTTTACGAAGACCGGGGGCTGATCGAAAAAATGGGTCTCTCGGGGAGAAGGCTCGTGGAGAAGGGTTTCTCCCTTCAGGCCATGGCGCCGAGATACCTCGAGGTCTTGAGAAAGATAGCCGGGGAGTGACGTTTGAGAGGAACAAAAATTTCTGAAAATAAAGCCGGATTACCGAAGGGATTGATGTCAAAGGCCCTTTTTTCGGCCGTAATATCAATTACAATTGCGGTTGCGGTTCTCTTCGGCGTCGGGGCGAATTCGGCCGAGATCGTTATTGGGCCCGTTTTGGAGTTTCCGGGGGCCGATAGAATGACGATCTTCTGGGAGACAGACGTCGCCGCGGTAGGAGGGATTGCTTTGGTCGTTGGTGGGGGTGCGGAGAGGATCAGGTCTACGGTTCTGGAGGCCTCTACAGCCCACAGGGTTGTCCTCAACGAGCTTTTGCCGGCGACCGAGTACAGCTATTCGGTTTTGGCGGACGGGGTGTCCTTGTACACGAGCAAATTTAAGACGCTTCCGGCGGAGGGGGACTACAGGGTTGTGCTTGTGGGGGATATCCACGCCCCCGCAGAGCCTTTTTCAACCCTGGCCCCTCTGATCGAGAGGAAGTCTCCCGATTTTGTCGTCCTTCTCGGGGACCTTGTGTGCGAGGGGGAAAACAGGCACGAGTGGGACTCTCTTTTCGAGCTTGGACGAAACCTCTTTGACCATGTGCCGGTCTTTCCCGTAATAGGGGACCATGACTTTGACAGGGGGGATGGGGTTCATTTATACGAAAGATTCTTTTCAGAATCTGATGACGGGGGCGAAAAAAACCGGTACTATGTGGAGAATATTTGTGGAGACCTTTTCATCTTCCTCGATGTGGAGTCGGGGGGGATAAGACAGTGGATATGGTTTGCCGATACACTCATGAAGGCGGCCCAGGACGCCGGGAGGGGGCGAATCTACGTCCTATCTCACGAGGGGGTTGTAAGCTTTAAGGGAAATAGAAAGGGATGTTTCCTTTTAAAACACTTTCTTGGGATAATGAGTTACGCCGGGGTGTCCGCCCTTATTTCGGGCCACGATCACCACTTCGTCGCGGGAAGGACGCATAACGGAATAGACTTTTTCGTGACCGGCGGGGGCGGCGGCGCCCTGTACGACATAAATCCCGAAAACTTCTACGCGAAATTCGTGGGGGTAATGGAGGAATCGTACAAGGGGTACCATTTTCTCGTGATGGACGTTTCCGACAAAGGATTCACGGTCACGGTCGTGAACCAGAAGGGTGAGGAGATTTACAGGAAGGAAGTGAAGGAGCCGAGGTGATGGAGGAGACCTTCAGAAAATATGAATCCGGGGGACTCAAGTGGATCGTCCGGGAGGGGTATCGCGATCTAATAAATATCGATTTCACGGACGGGAGCGTGCTTAAAAACGTCGACGAGAACAACGTCAGGATTCGCGGGTTCGTTGAATTCAAGGGCGAGCGGCTATTTGTGAAGGCATTCAAGGAGCGGGATCGATTTTCGCCGCTCTTGACTCTGAAGGGCCTCATCTTCGGTCACGGAGCGAAGAGGGAGTTTGACGCGTCGAGGTATCTTGCCGGTAAGGGGATCGACACGCCCGAGGTCATCGCCGTCGGTCTGGGGCCTTTTTTACGGTCGAGGGCGGTCATAATATTCAGAGTCCTCGATAACGCTTCCAGGCTGGACGAGGTTTTTCGGGATTTAAGCGATGACCCTCAAGGGAGTGGGAGGGAAAGATTGATAGGGCCGCTTTCCGAGATAACAGCAAGGCTCCACGCCGCCTCCTTTCACCACAGGGACTACCACGCGGGAAACCTGCTTATAAAAGGCGGGGGAAAAAAGGATAAACTTTACGTCATTGACCTCCACCGCTCCTCGTTCCCGAGGGGGATGAGGGGAAAGAGGGCGCTCAAAAATATTGCGGCCGTCTGCCACTCCCTGAGCCCCGGTTTGGATGACGGTGACATCCGGGAGCTGTTGAAGAGATACGAGGAGGCAAGGGGGGAGAATTCGCTTGAGATCGAGGGAGCGCTGAAATTCATAAAGGAGAGGATTTCGAAGATGGAGGGGGTGAGGCTCAAGAGCCGAACCAGGCGTTGCTTCAAGAACAGCAGCGAGTTCTCGGTGGAAAAGAAGGGGGGAAGGACCGTTTATCTCATGAGGGGAGTGTGCGTCGACAAATTGATGGGGACAATCGGGGAGTTTTCCGAGGGCGGCGGCATTATGTTGAAGGAAGACAGGAAGGCGAGAGTAGCGCTCTTCAAGTGGGACGGGGTGGATGTCTGCGTAAAGGGGTACGAGACGCTGTCGATTAAGGAAAAGATCTGGGCCGCTGTCGGGAGATCGAGAGGGCACGTCTCGTGGCGGTCGGCCCGGGGCCTTGCGGTCAGGGGGTTTAACACGCCCCTCCCCCTGGCCCTCGTCATAGTCAGGAGGTTTTTTGTCCCCGGAAAAATCTATTTCGTCACCGAGTCTTTGAGGCCCGCCAGGGAGCTCGACAGGTTTATATTGAATGCCTTCAAAGAGAGCCAAAACGGGAAGGAGGGGCTGCTTGCCGGTCTGGCGGGAGTAATAGGGTCCCTGCACAGGATGGGGATATATCACAGGGACCTCAAGGGGACAAACATCGGCGTCAAGAAAGAGGGGGGAGGATATATCTTTTCCCTGATCGATCTCGACGATGTGTCCTTCACCTCCGGCGTCAACGTGAGGAGGAGGGCGAGAAACCTCTCTCAGCTCTACCTCTCCACGCCGAAGGTTATAGGGGCGAAAGACAGAAAGTCTTTTTTTGAGAGGTATCTTGATGCCGCTGAGGGAGCTGCCGAGAGGGAAAGGATAAAGAGGGAGGTAAAAAAGATCGTTAGGGGGGAGGAACTGTTGTTCGTCTCGGATAAAGGGGATGTCATCGAGGACGGGGAGGACCTCTTTTCCGAGCTCTTCGGGGACAGATAGTTTGTTTTTGTGAGATGTCTAATTGGTTGTTGGGACCGCTCGATTTAAATAATATTTAAGGCGTCTTAAGAATATTTGGATGAAGAGGATAAAGGTTTTAAGAATCATCACGAGGCTTAACGTGGGGGGGCCGGCGATTCACGCCGTGCTCCTGACGAAATACCTCGATCCCGAGCGCTTCGAGAGCGTTCTCGTAACCGGAGAGGTGGGGGAAAACGAGGGGGATATGGGATACCTTGCGGAGGGGTACGGTGTAGAGCCGATATTTATACCGGGTCTCGGCAGGGAGATAAGCATGTTTGAGGATATAGGGGCTTTTTTCCGTCTCCTCTCCCTGATCTTGAGGGAGGAGCCTGATATTATCCACACGCATCTCGGAAAGGCCGGTACGCTGGGGAGGCTTGCGGGCGCCCTTTCAAAGTTTGTCTTGATTTTTAAGGGAGAGACGATTAAGATGTTTCACACCTTTCACGGACATTTTTTCTATGGATATTTCGGCCCGGTGATGACCCGGGTCTTTAAATATATCGAAAAAACGCTGGCCCTTTTCTGTGATCGGCTGATAGTCTTAAACGAGAGCCAGAAGGAGGATATAACCCGAAAGTACGGGGTGGTTCCTGAGAGGAAGATCGAGATAGTGCCCCTCGGGTTCGACTTTAAGTTCATCGAAGATTCGAGGGGAAGCGGCGGGCGGTTGAGAGAGGATGCGGGATTGAAGAAGGGGGAGAAGCTCGTGGGCATCGTTGGGAGACTCACCGCCATAAAGAACCACCGCCTCTTTCTTGACGGGGCCTCGATCTACCTCAACGGGGGCGGGTCCGTGCCGGCGAGGTTTCTCGTCGTGGGGGACGGGGAGCTCAAGGAGGATCTCGAGGAATATGCCGAAAGGCTGGGGGTTGAAGGAAGGGTCAAGTTCACCGGCTGGGTAAGGGAGATGGGGGAGGTCTACGATGCCCTCGACCTTCTGGTGCTTACCTCCAACAACGAGGGGACGCCGGTCACGGTCATAGAGGCGATGGCGTCGGGCATCCCGGTTGTGGCCACCGCCGTTGGGGGTGTCCCGGAGCTTCTGGGGGGGGATGCGAAGGGGAGGATGGCAAATGGTATCGATATAGTCGAGCGCGGGATCATTATACCTCCAGGAAAAGGAGAGAGCCTGGCCCGGGCCATTTCCATCGCCCTTTCGGAGGGCGGCCCGGCCCGGGAGACGGTCGGAAGGGCGAGGGATTTTGCGCGGAAAAACTTCGGGAGTGAGAGGCTGGTAAAGGATATAGAAAATCTTTATATAAAATCTTTGGATGTGGCATGAAAGTATTGATTACAGGCGGGGCCGGGTTCATCGGCTCCTATTTGGCAGAGGGACACCTCGGAAAGAACGATGAGGTCTACATAATCGACAACCTCTCCACCGGAAGCCTCAAAAACATCGAGCATATCCGCTTCGATGAGAGGCTGCATCTCGTTACGGACTCGGTCTTGAACGAGGGAGTGATGAACGAGCTTGTCGGCAAATGCGACGTAATCTACCACATGGCGGCGGCCGTGGGCGTTAAGCTTATCATGGAAAACCCCGTCGAGACAATCGAGACCAACGTTCGGGGGACCGAGGTAACCCTCAAGATGGCGAACCTCTTCAAAAAGAGGATCATCATTGCATCGACTTCGGAGGTATATGGCAAGGCCATGGACATCAAGAAGGGGGGGGTTGACCTGAGCGAGACCGACGACCTTCTGCTTGGCCCCACGAGCAAGAGGAGGTGGGCCTACGCCTGCTCCAAGGCGGTGGACGAGTTTCTTGCCCTCGCCTACTACGACGAAAAGGGGCTTCCGGTTACCATAGTCCGCCTCTTTAACACCGTGGGCCCCCGCCAGACGGGACGCTACGGGATGGTAATACCGACCTTTGTTCAGTCGGCGCTTCTGGGCAAGGCCCTTCCCGTTTTCGGGGACGGGACGCAGTCGAGATGTTTCACCCACGTAAGGGATGTCGCCAGGGCGCTCATGGCTCTCATGGACTGCGATAAAGCGGTGGGTCAAATCGTGAATATAGGGAGCTCCGACGAGATTACCATCAACGACCTTGCCGAGAAGATAATCGCGTATACGAACAGTAAGTCTAAGATAGAGCATATACCCTACGAAAAGGTGTACGGGAGCGGATTCGAGGATATGGAGAGGCGCAAGCCCGACCTCGCAAAGGCCAATGAGCTTGTCGGTTACATCCCCGAGAAAAACATCGATGACATCATAAGGGATGTCGTGGAGTATTGCGGAAAATAGATGGATAAACTTCTTACAACGGCCGGTCTGGCCTTCGGTTTGGCCCTCACCCTCTCCCTTTTTGGAACGAGGATTATGATCTCCGTGGCGAAGAGGATGGGATGGATGGAGAAGCCGAAGGAGGACAGGTGGCATAAAGAGCCCACGGCGAAGATGGGGGGGGTCGCCGTCTATGCAGCCCTAATTGTGCCTATATTGATCTTTTTTTGGCCCATAATTGCCTCCGGGTTTGGACTTGAAAAAACGGGTCCCCTGGCCAAGGAGATCCTCCTCTGGATGTCGCCGTCGGTCGTTCTGGGGCTTCTGGTCGGCATGACAATCATTTTCATTCTCGGGCTTGTGGACGATTTCAGGTACATAAAGCCCAGGACGAAGATATTTTTCCAGGTTGTGGCGGCCGTTGTCGTCGTCATATACGGGGTGTCGTCCGAGTTCTT is a genomic window of Candidatus Zymogenus saltonus containing:
- a CDS encoding glycosyltransferase family 4 protein, whose amino-acid sequence is MGYKVAFVIDKFDPARGGAEGYARDLCRGLADRGFEVHVLARVGRTDDERINIHIIPAVRYPKFLRLYTFVEGVEREIERGDYDIVHAVGYNTGINVLNPHSGVEQSWIDGDDNSRESGIGRRLAWIKRLLSPRHHLILSLQRRQYGDMGVKAIIAIAEMVKRDIVKYHNVDEKKIEVVYNGVDMGRFSTKKRELYRAGERERLGIGEDEIIILLVSNNFRLKGVLPAIELLPVLRERAGEGRGKFRLMVVGRDNPRRYLRVARRLEVDELVRFIDYVPDLVPLYAAADIYFHPTFYDSCSLTVIEALASGLPVVTTEKNGASGLIESKETGWVIDDPRNKDESARALLYYFDDGLRKRAHRAAERFGERLSFDRNIDRVVQIYDKVVSLSG
- a CDS encoding glycosyltransferase family 2 protein gives rise to the protein MKGDKLPISVYIITKDNIRTLKKALLSVSDWADEIVAVDSGSSDGTLELLKEFTDRVYHRDWPGFREQYQHAQDLTKNRWAIFIDADEEVSPKLVEEIKDLFKNGEPEKDGYIAHRKTYFLGKWIKYGGWSRDYEIRLYKKDMGRWEGGLHAKVHLKGKVGEFKNYYLHYTYSDISDQIKTMDLYSRMAVMDMVEAKRKPSISKLILNPLFRFFRDYFFRLGFLGGIPGLVIDVTNAYYVFLKYAKLWEYWHVSRRDEEVKDK
- a CDS encoding DegT/DnrJ/EryC1/StrS family aminotransferase gives rise to the protein MIPVSDPKRGAAALRDEIVSAMTRVVDSGWYILGGEVSAFEEEFARYVGIKHAVSVASGTDALTLSLMVLGVGPGDGVVTVPNTAFPTAAAITRAGGRPVFVDVDPVSRTMDPYLLEELLKSGGGGAKGEGEIKGIIPVHLYGGPADMDAVNDIAKKNGLFVLEDCAQAHGALYKGVKAGTMSDIAAFSFYPTKNLPALGDAGMIVTDSDKLAERARSLRNYGQSSQYIHEDVGMNSRMDDLQASVLRLRLKALDRDNGQRREIAKKYDAGIKGEFILPREIKYTRHIYHLYVIETEERVTLIDHLKREDVGCGIHYPRPIHLQNAYKDLGYGRGDFPVSEKLADTVISIPVFPELEDGEVERVIEALNCFKA
- a CDS encoding glycosyltransferase family 4 protein; translation: MKILQVFADWKWTGPSEPILLQTRALMERGNEVVLSAAYPPKGAGEAESIVSYAKEMGIKVDGSVSWDRRTKPGNLFGIPTIIRDTNSFRRLIDNIPADIVSAHSSHDHFIAKRAIRGSLSRPLLVRTDHKRDFISGGIGNRFLMNRGTDGVVTFSRAGASSLLRYFRIPRDKILVVDPALDLDRWDPALPAADMRSELNIPRDAPVIGMVARFQKYRKTDVVISAFAKVLKKFPNARLLLIGRSSQMEESVVKPARRLGIEDKIITPGYMTKYYRDALKVIDIFVFMMPGSDGTARALREAMGLGIPVAAAKVGMIPEIVEDGVSGLLMEPNSMAVETVLLKLLGDEGLRKRLGRGARERGLSRFDVKVQAEKIENFFRGLISNKGFGGA
- a CDS encoding glycosyltransferase family 2 protein, with product MDRGVSISVVIPTHDVKKRGDSLKEAVGSVLSQSRLPDEIIVVNGGDDRLTLKGIAGSDLIMIRVVSSNRHGPSAARNRGILEAKGDYIAFLDDDDLWHPEKLEIQMDYLEKNPEIWMVSSTMVPMGGDIRIKGGRWISGDLFGVLYMKSIVPTPTVVVKREVFDRVGFFNEEMMRAEDYDLWLRITRFFPTAHLKSPLGWVGRGAGRLSDDKVDLRKNSIRLLEKYYDPKRISKGKYRKRMSELEIYLGREYMKIGDLKEGRSHFVKAVRFRPLSLRPYRYLLGSVLR
- a CDS encoding glycosyltransferase family 4 protein; the protein is MKRLAFLMHKGFEGRFRVKEFIPYFEENGVEVSLVRVPGGMVKRLSTFRRLREFDVVIIQRKLLTALDLFFVKRYAKKSVFDFDDAIMYRSSRHKSQHSRGRMRKFRNMMKSVDAVFAGNSYLAGLAAKFTTPERIHIFPTVVDLNEYGIKEYKGKREKNDGFTVGWIGTSTNLHYLKAIGPALEEFAGKYKGVRLKIVCDKFFDLNGVDVIKKEWIPEEVEADLKSFDVGVMPLTDDIWARGKCGFKVVQYLATGVPAVASPVGINSDLVINGDTGFRAENHDEWVKSLSSLYEDRGLIEKMGLSGRRLVEKGFSLQAMAPRYLEVLRKIAGE
- a CDS encoding metallophosphoesterase; amino-acid sequence: MSKALFSAVISITIAVAVLFGVGANSAEIVIGPVLEFPGADRMTIFWETDVAAVGGIALVVGGGAERIRSTVLEASTAHRVVLNELLPATEYSYSVLADGVSLYTSKFKTLPAEGDYRVVLVGDIHAPAEPFSTLAPLIERKSPDFVVLLGDLVCEGENRHEWDSLFELGRNLFDHVPVFPVIGDHDFDRGDGVHLYERFFSESDDGGEKNRYYVENICGDLFIFLDVESGGIRQWIWFADTLMKAAQDAGRGRIYVLSHEGVVSFKGNRKGCFLLKHFLGIMSYAGVSALISGHDHHFVAGRTHNGIDFFVTGGGGGALYDINPENFYAKFVGVMEESYKGYHFLVMDVSDKGFTVTVVNQKGEEIYRKEVKEPR
- a CDS encoding glycosyltransferase — protein: MKRIKVLRIITRLNVGGPAIHAVLLTKYLDPERFESVLVTGEVGENEGDMGYLAEGYGVEPIFIPGLGREISMFEDIGAFFRLLSLILREEPDIIHTHLGKAGTLGRLAGALSKFVLIFKGETIKMFHTFHGHFFYGYFGPVMTRVFKYIEKTLALFCDRLIVLNESQKEDITRKYGVVPERKIEIVPLGFDFKFIEDSRGSGGRLREDAGLKKGEKLVGIVGRLTAIKNHRLFLDGASIYLNGGGSVPARFLVVGDGELKEDLEEYAERLGVEGRVKFTGWVREMGEVYDALDLLVLTSNNEGTPVTVIEAMASGIPVVATAVGGVPELLGGDAKGRMANGIDIVERGIIIPPGKGESLARAISIALSEGGPARETVGRARDFARKNFGSERLVKDIENLYIKSLDVA
- a CDS encoding GDP-mannose 4,6-dehydratase is translated as MKVLITGGAGFIGSYLAEGHLGKNDEVYIIDNLSTGSLKNIEHIRFDERLHLVTDSVLNEGVMNELVGKCDVIYHMAAAVGVKLIMENPVETIETNVRGTEVTLKMANLFKKRIIIASTSEVYGKAMDIKKGGVDLSETDDLLLGPTSKRRWAYACSKAVDEFLALAYYDEKGLPVTIVRLFNTVGPRQTGRYGMVIPTFVQSALLGKALPVFGDGTQSRCFTHVRDVARALMALMDCDKAVGQIVNIGSSDEITINDLAEKIIAYTNSKSKIEHIPYEKVYGSGFEDMERRKPDLAKANELVGYIPEKNIDDIIRDVVEYCGK